The Rhododendron vialii isolate Sample 1 chromosome 5a, ASM3025357v1 genome contains a region encoding:
- the LOC131327701 gene encoding uncharacterized protein LOC131327701: MDRDGQHDNAGGGNPSMLTMDGRLFEAIVQLTTQHAKYFESQAAAQVSSSGAHTERDTIYGRFKKLGPTEFDGPPNPLDAEEWMKKLEEIFQIMAVTDEQKVLLATFMLKGDARRWWEVIKQRLSAPMANPENNDAPPILAVITWAMFTIAFHEKYFPRSYQMGQRREFLKLEQGKMMVAEYEARFTTLSCFALHLVSTDEDKCRMFEDGLNIKLRPYVRANVSKQQSQTGSTFSSGRSNALTCHRCGSPDHFVRDCPEPESFRRCFRCGDPGHLASSCPRTSRSASSSGSVQMGGGTS, encoded by the exons ATGGACCGCGATGGTCAACATGATAATGCTGGAGGTGGAAATCCTAGCATGCTAACCATGGATGGTAGATTATTTGAAGCGATAGTGCAGTTAACAACTCAACATGCAAAATATTTCGAGTCTCAGGCAGCCGCACAAGTGAGTTCTTCGGGGGCACACACTGAGCGAGACACCATATATGGTCGGTTTAAAAAGCTTGGGCCTACAGAGTTTGATGGACCGCCTAACCCTCTTGATGCCGAGGAATGGATGAAAAAGTTAGAGGAAATCTTTCAGATAATGGCTGTGACGGATGAACAAAAGGTTTTATTGGCTACCTTTATGTTAAAAGGCGATGCTCGACGTTGGTGGGAGGTTATCAAACAAAGATTGTCTGCACCAATGGCAAATCCTGAAAATAATGATGCTCCTCCTATACTTGCAGTTATCACTTGGGCTATGTTTACCATAGCCTTCCATGAAAAGTATTTCCCAAGGAGTTACCAAATGGGTCAGAGGCGGGAATTTTTGAAGTTGGAGCAGGGGAAGATGATGGTAGCAGAGTATGAAGCTCGGTTTACAACCTTATCATGTTTCGCTTTGCATCTTGTTAGCACAGACGAGGATAAATGCAGAATGTTTGAGGATGGGTTGAATATAAAACTTCGGCCTTATGTG CGAGCGAATGTGTCAAAGCAACAAAGTCAGACGGGTTCTACTTTTTCTAGTGGTCGCAGCAATGCCCTTACATGTCATAGGTGTGGATCACCTGATCATTTTGTTCGAGATTGTCCTGAACCAGAATCATTCCGTAGGTGTTTTAGATGTGGGGATCCGGGACATTTGGCTTCAAGTTGTCCCAGAACATCGAGGTCTGCTTCATCTTCGGGTAGCGTTCAGATGGGTGGAGGTACTTCTTAG
- the LOC131327702 gene encoding uncharacterized protein LOC131327702: MGHYKRECPQPQRERNGNFGGQRAQQTGQTGFGKQNPVGPSQQLNGQKNKGKQPMGTQQSTGGRIFALQIDTCVQALFDSGASHSFISFACVTALALETEPLSTSMKVTSPLGGSIAVNLVCRGCKIKIANLRLTCDLRVINIADFDIILGMDWLSAHRAVIDCHQKTVTTHTSEGTRFRFKGDRQTTSSTTKRSRWQNQLFG, translated from the exons ATGGGCCACTACAAGCGGGAATGCCCCCAACCCCAGAGGGAAAGGAATGGGAACTTTGGAGGCCAAAGAGCTCAACAGACGGGACAGACCGGATTTGGAAAGCAGAACCCTGTAGGCCCATCGCAGCAGCTGAATGGGCAGAAGAACAAGGGGAAACAGCCCATGGGAACGCAACAGAGTACTGGAGGACGCATCTTTGCACTACAGATTGA TACCTGCGTGCAAGCTTTGTTTGACTCTGGTGCATCACATTCGTTTATATCTTTTGCTTGCGTAACTgccctagcactagaaacagaacccctaagtacgagtatgAAAGTCACATCGCCGttgggggggagtatagctgttaatctagtgtgtagagggtgcaaGATAAAAATAGCCAACCTACGTCTGACTTGCGACCTTAGAGTGATCAACATAGCGGATTTCGACATAATCcttggaatggactggctatcagctcaccgagcggtcatagactgccaccAGAAGACGGTGACCACTCATACTTCTGAAGGGACTCGTTTccgatttaagggggatagacaaacgaCAAGTTCAACGACGAAGAGAtccaggtggcagaatcaactctTTGGATga
- the LOC131327703 gene encoding uncharacterized protein LOC131327703: MVKEVMMERLDCNYDGETRIEKFDRQINCFSLWRVTLKALLVQLDKALLENDKKLENMVEDSKLNPAYILRNILREKVYGESEGYADKLFVQEKLVERKNGNRWISGSLFIYQETINKILGVPTMLPSHRDWLASSESINDSKVLVKNNMPCKTSGIRTIRVKMHDGILRTLFDVRHVPDLKKILSLDSNGCKYITKGGVLRFLKLWPPKRYKLVKGNRWPSFQIRPLHGFHTSVMAPPKKKTKGNVVAVDCRNEELKEMDEKCHNEVPNQEQCKLKDNDPLKPMSMEEISEKWKALGDHAKRKYKKKSIRSTEKYKEHKIKLDLPKGPKVNTFTSRTQLKAAYDRMQELDPHQVESVKAIGFGGILQLKCTKLDRTLCELLVQNFDPVSLCLHVHGKDCIITPLDVNHILGLPCGGQRVILEGEYTEIHELCLRHKVRDQGSISFDHLHNYLMNNKKDDDDFKVSFVLYIMGTILCPTSEFGVNKRFLHALKDLFSVRELDWSQFVLKFLAEGIQKYQKGRKVIRGCLLFLMLFYLEHCTPAKYFTSRCGMRPSPRLSAWGDKDIRERACWFNKIRKRKGEKVKVIVEDGIGKRERMMNQGREVDHDKSMENDQVKNLTSMVERMSSLLEETLAAMHEKDSKHKYSATNRGINKKDTPSALEEPDVEGHFKTKKAKCTENALSDQMTSPLKTNKEKAKEEAKLNASSKKLRKMAANVHEALSRTAPAIDGKNKWEKKLKTNRFDKSQPLKRNANKKPTMEAEPKRADVMATLSNEKQLMLRYVFDHIQSEREILCDLGIEHLNRHDFFSTRPNEWIESGLINLVALKKTLLQKKRYPTGLWPTWYLPTYFSNYALRGGLNAKSWARNYTGTHRYTGEPQACERVYIPINDSDSHWSFLVLMNVEKFYACLW, encoded by the exons atggttaaagaagtAATGATG gaGCGTCTCGATTGCAATTATGATGGCGAAACAAGAATTGAGAAGTTTGATAGGCAAATCAATTGCTTTAGTCTATGGCGGGTGACGTTAAAGGCTTTGTTAGTTCAATTAGACAAGGCTTTGTTGGAAAATGACAAGAAACTTGAAAATATGGTGGAGGAT AGTAAGTTAAATCCAGCTTATATTCTAAGGAATATATTGAGGGAAAAAGTATATGGTGAGAGTGAAGGCTATGCTGATAAATTATTTGTGCAAGAAAAACTAGTTGAGAGGAAAAATGGCAACAGATGGATTTCTGGTTCACTTTTCATTTATCAAGAGACAATTAATAAA ATTTTGGGTGTTCCTACCATGCTTCCGTCCCATAGAGATTGGCTTGCATCCTCTGAATCGATCAACGATAGTAAAGTTCTTGTGAAAAACAACATGCCCTGCAAGACTAGTGGGATAAGAACTATTAGAGTCAAAATGCATGATGGTATTCTAAGGACATTATTTGATGTTAGACATGTTCCAGATTTGAAGAAAATCTTATCCCTTGATTCCAATGGTTGCAAGTACATCACTAAAGGTGGAGTTTTGAGGTTTCTAAAG TTATGGCCCCCAAAGCGCTACAAGCTAGTCAAGGGTAATAGATGGCCCTCCTTCCAGATTCGTCCTCTCCATGGGTTTCACACAag tGTTATGGCtccaccaaaaaagaaaactaaggGGAATGTGGTAGCTGTAGATTGCCGTAATGAAGAGTTGAAAGAAATGGATGAAAAATGCCATAATGAAGTTCCGAA CCAAGAACAATGCAAGTTGAAGGATAATGATCCGTTAAAGCCAATG TCAATGGAGGAAATTTCTGAAAAGTGGAAAGCTTTAGGAGACCATGCTAAGCGAAAGTACAAGAAAAAATCTATCAGGAGTACCGAGAAATACAAAGAGCACAAAATTAAGCTTGATCTTCCGAAGGGTCCGAAGGTG AACACCTTTACATCAAGGACTCAACTTAAGGCGGCTTATGATAGGATGCAAGAACTTGATCCGCATCAAGTAGAGAGTGTAAAAGCTATAGGGTTTGGAGGTATCTTACAACTGAAATGTACGAAGTTAGATCGAACTCTTTGTGAGTTGTTGGTGCAAAATTTCGATCCTGTGTCTCTTTGCTTGCATGTGCATGGCAAAGATTGCATAATTACACCACTAGATGTGAACCACATTTTAGGATTGCCATGTGGTGGCCAAAGGGTGATCCTTGAAGGGGAATATACCGAAATTCATGAATTGTGTTTGAGGCATAAAGTACGTGACCAAGGTTCTATATCTTTTGATCATTTACACAATTATTTGATGAACAACAAAAAGGACGACGATGACTTCAAGGTTTCATTTGTGTTGTACATAATGGGGACTATTCTATGTCCAACATCAGAATTTGGAGTCAATAAGCGTTTTCTCCATGCATTAAAGGACTTGTTCTCTGTACGGGAGTTGGACTGGAGCCAATTTGTTCTTAAGTTTTTAGCCGAAGGGATTCAAAAGTATCAGAAAGGACGCAAAGTGATTCGGGGATGTCTATTGTTCCTAATG TTGTTTTACTTAGAGCATTGCACGCCAGCCAAATATTTCACTTCCCGATGTGGTATGCGACCTTCACCCCGCCTCTCAGCTTGGGGAGATAAAGACATAAGGGAGAGAGCTTGTTGGTTCAATAAGATAAGAAAACGGAAAGGTGAAAAG GTCAAAGTCATTGTTGAAGATGGAattggcaagagagagagaatgatgaATCAAGGAAGGGAGGTTGACCATGATAAATCAATGGAGAATGACCAGGTTAAAAATCTAACTAGTATGGTAGAGAGAATGTCGAGCCTCTTAGAAGAGACATTGGCCGCTATGCATGAGAAAGATAGTAAACATAAATATTCTGCGACTAATAGAGGCATTAACAAGAAAGACACTCCATCTGCCTTGGAGGAACCCGATGTTGAAGGACATTTTAAAACTAAGAAGGCAAAATGCACCGAAAATGCATTATCGGATCAGATGACATCTCCTCTAAAGACAAACAAGGAAAAAGCCAAGGAGGAAGCTAAATTGAATGCTTCATCAAAGAAATTACGAAAGATGGCAGCTAATGTTCATGAGGCCTTGTCTCGTACGGCTCCTGCAATTGATGGCAAGaataagtgggaaaaaaaattgaagacaaATAGGTTTGACAAATCTCAGCCGCTGAAGAGAAATGCCAACAAG AAGCCTACCATGGAAGCGGAACCCAAGAGGGCAGATGTAATGGCCACACTTTCCAACGAAAAGCAGTTGATGCTAAGATATGTCTTTGACCATATCCAGTCTGAAAG GGAAATTCTTTGTGACTTGGGCATAGAGCATTTAAATAggcatgattttttttctacaAGGCCGAATGAGTGGATTGAGAGTGGACTGATAAACTTAGTTGCTTTGAAAAAAACTCTACTACAAAAGAAGAGGTACCCGACTGGATTATGGCCAACGTGGTATTTGCCCACCTATTTTTCG AATTATGCTTTGCGTGGTGGTTTGAATGCCAAAAGTTGGGCCAGAAATTATACGGGAACTCATCGATACACGGGGGAACCCCAAGCATGTGAACGGGTGTACATCCCAATAAATGATTCAGACAGTCATTGGTCTTTCCTTGTTTTgatgaatgttgaaaaatttTATGCCTGCTTGTGGTGA